CCCGGGAAACCGCCTCTTTTTGCCATGTGAATCCTCCTTGTTTTGCGGAGCAAAATGCGACTGCCTATGCAGGAGCAGAGGATTTTACTCCTTGTTTTGCGGAGCAAAATGCGACTGCCTATGCAGGAGCAGAGGATTTTACTCCTTGTTTTGCGGAGCAAAATGTCTGCTATGCATGCTATGCCTAATAGCTTGCATAGCATGTGCCTCTTGCAGGAGCAATGCCCAGCACACTGAGCTCGATTTTACTCCTAAAAATCGTCTTCTTCTATTTCAAAATTAATCAACTGGCGCAAATCAGGGTATATCTCCCCGCTTGGCGTGCCAGTGTCATTTAATTTTACCAGAATCTCTACCTCTTTGCCAAGTCTTTCTGCAACTGCTGCCCGAAATTCATCCTGACAGTTGGAACGGTTCTCTTCTATATAAGTATACGCGTTGGCATCCTCAAATGCCAGTATCAGCGTACTGCCCTCTCCTAATGTCGGAACTGCTTTTTTGAGATAGGTTCTTGTAATTCCTGTCAGCTGTGATAAAATGCCGCTCCAGCTGCTCATGACCTGCTTAATATCTTCAGGGATTGCCTTGGGAAGTTCCTTTTTTTTTAACACTTCCGATGCGGCAGAAGAACCTGTTGTCCCCGCAGCCATCTCACCGGATGCCTGCGTCACTACAACGCCCTTCTCCAGCTTTTTTTCGAGACTGTCCACGCGGTCGATCAGTGAACCATAATCTTTTTCCATCTCCGGTTTACATAATTTGATCACCGCAATCTCGATCAGAATACGTTTCTGCACTGCATAACGGATCTGATTACTTAATTCCGAAAAAATACGGATGTAACGCATAAGAATATCCGTATCGACCATCTGCGCCTCTTCTTTTAACAGAGCAAGGTTTTCCGTTGAAATATCAAGCACATCCTCCATATCATCCGAACTCTGCACAAGCATAAGGTTTCTTAAATACCATGTAAAATCATTGACAAACTGCCCTAATTCCCTGCCCTCAATGACCATCTCATCGATCACACCGATCGCACCGGTCACATTTTTCTCTAAAATCTGGCGGAGCAGTCTGCTGAAAATCTCGGTATCAACCGCACCAAGTGTCTCAAGCACCTTGTCGTAAGTAAGATCCTGACCAAGATAAAAAGCAATACACTGATCTAACAGACTAAGCGCATCGCGCATGGAGCCGTCCGCTGCTTTTGCGATATAGCGGATCGCGCGCTCCTCCACTGTGACATGTTCTTTCTCCATCAGCTCCATCAGTCTCGCTGAGATCGTTTCAATAGAAATACGTCTGAAATCGTATCTCTGGCAACGTGATAAGATCGTGATCGGAATCTTATGAGCCTCCGTCGTTGCAAGAATAAAGATCACATATGACGGCGGTTCTTCGAGTGTCTTTAACAGTGCATTAAACGCACCTATGGAAAGCATATGAACCTCATCGATAATATATACTTTATACTTTCCTTCCGTCGGGCGGTATTCCACCTCCTCACGGATCTGGCGGATATTATCCACACCGTTATTCGACGCCGCATCGATCTCTATCACATTCATGGAATTGCCCGCTGCAATCGCCTTACAGGTCGGACACTCTCCACATGGGCTGCCGTCTACGGGATGCTCACAGTTAACCGCTTTTGCAAATATCTTTGCAATGGTGGTCTTACCGGTTCCCCTCGTTCCACAAAACAGATATGCATGCCCGATTCTGTCTGCTTTGATCTGATTTTTTAATGTTGTAACAATGTGTTCCTGTCCTTTGACGTCCTCAAACTCCTGCGGACGGAACTTTCGATATAATGCTGTATATGACATCTTAATCCCCGAAACTGATTCCGATCCGTTTTGCCTCTTTGATCATCTGGCAATCCGGATCTACTGTTTTTAATTTGCCTGCCACTTCACCTAATGGCACGCGCTTTGTCTTTCCATTGATCATGGCGATCATATTGCCGTAATCCTCATCCATAATAGCCTGTGCTGCTGCGGAACCAAGTCTGGTGCAGAGTACACGGTCATAAGGGCATGGACTTCCACCCCTTTGTGTATGTCCCGGAACAGTCACACGTACTTCCACTCCTGTTTCCTTAAAAATCTGGTCTGCAATCTCATAGGAAACGGACGGATATTTGCGTTTTGCCACTTTCTCTTTGTATTCTTTCTTGGATAATGCCGCGTCCTCCTTGGAAATTGCTCCCTCTGCAACTGCAAGGATAGTAAATCCTTTTCCTGCCTTGGTACGCTTATTGATCGCTGCAATCACTTTTTCAATATCATATGGGATCTCCGGCAGCAAAATGATATCTGCACCACCGGCAACCCCTGCATAGAGAGTCAGCCAGCCAACTTTATATCCCATAACTTCCACGATAAATACACGGTTATGTGAAGCTGCTGTTGTGTGGATACAGTCGATCGCATCTGTTGCAATATTGATCGCACTCTGAAATCCGAATGTAACATCTGTTCCATAAATATCGTTATCAATAGTCTTCGGAAGATGAATCACGTTTAAACCTTCCTCGCGGAGCAGATTCGCTGTTTTTTCTGTCCCATTACCGCCTAAGATAACCAGACAGTCAAGTCTTAATTTATAATAGGTAGATTTCATAGCTTCTACTTTGTCTAATCCATTTGCATCCGGAACGCGCATCTGTTTAAACGGCTGTCTCGAAGATCCGAGGATCGTTCCTCCTTTGGTAAGGATTCCTGAGAAATCCGCTGATGTCAGTAATCTGTAATCTCCGTAGATCAATCCTTTATAACCATTTAAGAAACCATAAATCTCCAGCTCATCTACGTTTTCACTCAATCCTTTTACCACACCACGCATTGCTGCATTTAATGCCTGGCAATCCCCACCGCTTGTCAACATACCGATTCTCTTCATCTGCGTTTCCTCCTGTATACCCATATTTGCATTGCACAATTTTTGCATGTGCCGACTCTGTGTCTTTCGCTCTATTTAAAATATTACCCTTTTCACAGATATTTTGCAATATTTCTGGCAAAATCAAATATCTAAAAATATATTTTTTGACTATACTAAAATTAAATTGTATTATGGATGTATAAGAATCTGCCGAAAAGGAGGTACACGCCATGTCATTATCAAAAGAAAACACTTTTACAACCAAATATATCTATTCCCTTCCAGAAGGGAAACGCGCAGAGCTGATCGATGGTGTTATTTATGATATGGCACCGCCAAACAGACTGCATCAGGAACTTGTGATGAATTTATCAGCAGAAATTCGTGATTATATCAAAAAAAATAATGGTTCCTGCAAAGTCTATCCGGCACCATTTGCCGTTTTTCTGAATCAGGACGATAAAACTTACGTTGAACCGGATATCAGCGTTATTTGTGACAAATCAAAACTTGACGACCGTGGGTGTAACGGTGCACCGGACTGGATCATTGAGATTGCATCTCCCAGCACGAAGCGCCTCGATTTTGGAATAAAATTATTCAAATACCGTTCTGCCGGAGTCCGTGAATACTGGATTGTAAATCCACTCACCAAAACAGTAAACGTGTTTGATTTGGAAAAAGAGGAATTAAGTGACCAGTACAATTTTGACGATGATATACAGGTATGTATTTATGATGATCTGACAATTAATATTACAGAGTTGCTGAAATAAGAAAGCATTCTGCTTAAAGCAAAATAGCCGGAAAGCCTTGATTTTACTGCAAAATCTCGACTTTCCGGCTATTTTGTTTCAATCGGGGTAACAGGATTTGAACCTGCGACCTCACGGCCCCCAGCCGTGCGCGCTACCAAACTACGCCATACCCCGCAAATAACGATCCTATATTAATATATGAAGCCGTCAGAGATTCAGTATACCATATTTACATGTTTTTTTAAAGTTTGAAATGAATTTTGTATTTTTTTTATTGTTTTTACGCTTTTTTTATTTTCTGGCAGAAAAAAAATTCAGATTGTGTTAAGATTTAACCTTGCAAAAAGACTATCTATTGACATTTTTTTGCAATCAACAAATAATGATATGAATTTATATATCATAGAATTTGGAGGCTGATTTTATGAAAAAGTTACTTGCTCTTTGTGGAAGCATCGCAACTATGCTGCTTTTCACACCGCTAACGATTCTCGCAGCAGAATCCGGCGAAAGCAGTACTGCAACCGTTCCGGTATGGCTTTGTATCCCATTTGCCGGTCTGTTACTCTGTATCGCAGTACTTCCGCTTGTAAAACCGGAATGGTGGGAGAAAAACCAGCCGCTTGCCGTAGCTGCTTGGTCCCTGTTATTTATTATTCCATTTGCAGTGACCTATAGTGCCGGCGATGCGGTCGAAACAGTACTTGAGTGTATTTTAAACGATTACCTGACTTTTATCGTCCTGTTATTTGGTCTGTTCTGTGTTGCCGGTAACATCACTTTAGAAGGCGATCTCGCAGGTTCCCCGCGTGTCAACGTAATCTTCCTTGCAATCGGTACCTTACTTTCCAGCTGTATCGGTACAACGGGTGCCAGTATGTTAATGGTACGTCCGATGATCAAGATGAACTCCTGGCGTCAGCACAAGAGTCACATTATGGTATTCTTCATTTTCCTGATCTCGAATATGGGAGGATGCTTAACCCCAATCGGTGATCCGCCACTTTTAATGGGATTTATGCGTGGTGTTCCGTTCTTCTGGAGCATGCATCTGTTCCCGATTTTAATCTTTAATATGGTAATTTTATTGACTGTATTTTATCTCTTAGACCGTCACAATTACCGCAAAGATATCGCAAACGGCAGAAAACCGGATATCAGCAAAGCCGGTACTACTTTAAAAATCGATGGTCTGCACAACATCATCTTCCTGGTTATGATCGTTGCTGCCGTTATTTTAAGCGGAACACTTCCAAACCTTGCCGCATTTCAGGATGCAGCCGGAAATGTACGTGGTATCCGTATATTCCGTGAAGTAACTCTTGGTTTTCCTTCTATTATTGAGGTTGCCATCATCCTGCTTGCCGCTTTACTCTCCTTTAAAACAACAGACCCGCAGATCCGTACCAGCAACCACTTTACCTGGGGTGCAATCAAAGAAGTTGCCGTTCTCTTCATCGGTATTTTTATTACCATGCAGCCGGCGCTGATGCTTCTTAAATCCATGGGACCGGAGCTTGGTCTTTCCAAACCATTTGAAATGTTCTGGGCAACCGGTGCACTTTCCAGTTTCCTTGATAACACACCGACCTATCTGGTATTCCTGACAACCGCAGGTACACTTGGTTTTTCGCAGGGTATTGCAACTACCGTCGGAACAATTCCGGTCAAGATGCTCACTGCGATCTCCTGTGGTGCCGTATTTATGGGTGCAAACACTTATATCGGAAATGCACCAAACTTTATGGTAAAATCCATCTCTGACGAGAACGGTGTGCGCATGCCATCGTTCTTCGGATACTTATTATGGTCAATCGTATTTTTAGTTCCGGTGTTTATCATTGACACTCTGGTATTCTTTTTATAAAGGGGGGATTTCACAATGGAAAATAATATCGAAACATCACGGGCACTTGCTACCCGCATTTATGATCTCGACAGTGAAGTTTACCGTCTGATAGGTTCTTCCCTTGGACGCACTTTTACCGGCGACAAAGAAACAAGCATTCGTAACCTGACAACCCTGATCTCCACACACCCGCAGGGACACCTGCTCCGCAGTGAGATTGCTTTAATCGGTAATATGGCACGTACGATCCGCAATAAAGAGGACCGCAGCCGTATGATGCATGAATACAATGAGATTTTACACCAGATTGCAGAACTGCCTGCAAGTTTTGGTTCGGTCGATATCCTTGACCAGAATCTTGCTTCCTTAAATACATCCAACCTGCACCAGAAATTTTCCAAAGACGATCATCTGATCATCTGTATCGGAAGAACACACGGAAGTGCCGGTACTGATATCGGTTTTGCACTTGCAGATGCATTAAAGATCAACTACTATGATGTTGAGATTTTCAACCGCGTATTAGAGCGTTTAGAGGCAGAAAAAGATTCCGTTACAGACCGCGACAGTTTTACAGCCAAACTTGATAAAGTAGCTAAACACGATACCAACGCCAAGCGTTTCTTAAAAGATTTCAGCCGTTATCACGGTCTGCCAAAAAAAGATGCAGTATTTTTCAATCAGAGTGATCTGATCGTGGAAATGGCAAAAAAAGAAGACTTTATCGTAATGGGACGCTGTGCAGATGTGATTCTGACAAACAACCGCATCCCACACATCAGTATCTTCATCACCGCTCCGTTTGAACAGCGTGTGCACCGTATGATGGAGGTAAACAATCTTCCACTCAGGGAAGCCGTTCGCCGTTTGAAAAAGATTGATAAAGGACATGAGCAGTACTATCATTTTTATACCGGACGTAAATGGGGCGATGCCGTAAACTATGATCTTTGTATCAACAGTGCATGCTACGGTATCGAAGAATCCGTAGAACTGATTGAGCGTATGATCGACAGACATCCTGAAAAATAATACCTAAAAACAAGAGACATATTGCAAAAACCAATTAAGTTGACTGCGATATGTCTCTTTTTTTATATTTTATGTATATTTTCCTTTTATTTTACATATAATTTATAATTGTGCAACAAATTTACTGTTTTCCACTATTATACACTCTTATCCACATTATCCACAGAGTTATCCACTTATTATCTAAATTTTCATTTTTATTTTATATATTGTCGCACAATTTTTATTTGCCTGTATATCTAGGTTTTTCAATCTATAACTTCTCATACAACACGTTTATTGAGCCATTTTCCCCGC
The Roseburia rectibacter DNA segment above includes these coding regions:
- the dnaX gene encoding DNA polymerase III subunit gamma/tau, encoding MSYTALYRKFRPQEFEDVKGQEHIVTTLKNQIKADRIGHAYLFCGTRGTGKTTIAKIFAKAVNCEHPVDGSPCGECPTCKAIAAGNSMNVIEIDAASNNGVDNIRQIREEVEYRPTEGKYKVYIIDEVHMLSIGAFNALLKTLEEPPSYVIFILATTEAHKIPITILSRCQRYDFRRISIETISARLMELMEKEHVTVEERAIRYIAKAADGSMRDALSLLDQCIAFYLGQDLTYDKVLETLGAVDTEIFSRLLRQILEKNVTGAIGVIDEMVIEGRELGQFVNDFTWYLRNLMLVQSSDDMEDVLDISTENLALLKEEAQMVDTDILMRYIRIFSELSNQIRYAVQKRILIEIAVIKLCKPEMEKDYGSLIDRVDSLEKKLEKGVVVTQASGEMAAGTTGSSAASEVLKKKELPKAIPEDIKQVMSSWSGILSQLTGITRTYLKKAVPTLGEGSTLILAFEDANAYTYIEENRSNCQDEFRAAVAERLGKEVEILVKLNDTGTPSGEIYPDLRQLINFEIEEDDF
- a CDS encoding 6-phosphofructokinase; the protein is MKRIGMLTSGGDCQALNAAMRGVVKGLSENVDELEIYGFLNGYKGLIYGDYRLLTSADFSGILTKGGTILGSSRQPFKQMRVPDANGLDKVEAMKSTYYKLRLDCLVILGGNGTEKTANLLREEGLNVIHLPKTIDNDIYGTDVTFGFQSAINIATDAIDCIHTTAASHNRVFIVEVMGYKVGWLTLYAGVAGGADIILLPEIPYDIEKVIAAINKRTKAGKGFTILAVAEGAISKEDAALSKKEYKEKVAKRKYPSVSYEIADQIFKETGVEVRVTVPGHTQRGGSPCPYDRVLCTRLGSAAAQAIMDEDYGNMIAMINGKTKRVPLGEVAGKLKTVDPDCQMIKEAKRIGISFGD
- a CDS encoding Uma2 family endonuclease, with the protein product MSLSKENTFTTKYIYSLPEGKRAELIDGVIYDMAPPNRLHQELVMNLSAEIRDYIKKNNGSCKVYPAPFAVFLNQDDKTYVEPDISVICDKSKLDDRGCNGAPDWIIEIASPSTKRLDFGIKLFKYRSAGVREYWIVNPLTKTVNVFDLEKEELSDQYNFDDDIQVCIYDDLTINITELLK
- a CDS encoding sodium:proton antiporter — its product is MKKLLALCGSIATMLLFTPLTILAAESGESSTATVPVWLCIPFAGLLLCIAVLPLVKPEWWEKNQPLAVAAWSLLFIIPFAVTYSAGDAVETVLECILNDYLTFIVLLFGLFCVAGNITLEGDLAGSPRVNVIFLAIGTLLSSCIGTTGASMLMVRPMIKMNSWRQHKSHIMVFFIFLISNMGGCLTPIGDPPLLMGFMRGVPFFWSMHLFPILIFNMVILLTVFYLLDRHNYRKDIANGRKPDISKAGTTLKIDGLHNIIFLVMIVAAVILSGTLPNLAAFQDAAGNVRGIRIFREVTLGFPSIIEVAIILLAALLSFKTTDPQIRTSNHFTWGAIKEVAVLFIGIFITMQPALMLLKSMGPELGLSKPFEMFWATGALSSFLDNTPTYLVFLTTAGTLGFSQGIATTVGTIPVKMLTAISCGAVFMGANTYIGNAPNFMVKSISDENGVRMPSFFGYLLWSIVFLVPVFIIDTLVFFL
- a CDS encoding cytidylate kinase-like family protein, with protein sequence MENNIETSRALATRIYDLDSEVYRLIGSSLGRTFTGDKETSIRNLTTLISTHPQGHLLRSEIALIGNMARTIRNKEDRSRMMHEYNEILHQIAELPASFGSVDILDQNLASLNTSNLHQKFSKDDHLIICIGRTHGSAGTDIGFALADALKINYYDVEIFNRVLERLEAEKDSVTDRDSFTAKLDKVAKHDTNAKRFLKDFSRYHGLPKKDAVFFNQSDLIVEMAKKEDFIVMGRCADVILTNNRIPHISIFITAPFEQRVHRMMEVNNLPLREAVRRLKKIDKGHEQYYHFYTGRKWGDAVNYDLCINSACYGIEESVELIERMIDRHPEK